Proteins encoded together in one Kutzneria kofuensis window:
- a CDS encoding WD40 repeat domain-containing protein codes for MTDPRVDFARRLRALQEATGLSIRRLEVESERTPRRRNEDRIRLKRSTIAGMINRERPVRPQLANFEVFVDTCLRVAAENGISLPPELGNRESWDEAYRELRDHVDRYPRGSAVPEQPPVVEESKPSLTRRNVLLAMPAVLAVAAAAVAVPLWLRGSRTASTEMPDDDTYGSLGRLLSAPIAKDDPVWSVAVGTLNGEPLAVVGRADGTVQLWNPITGRARTHPLAAHDQPIYSIALDAPTAVSASVDGTLRLWDLTTDPPTSARMGDQLTAGVNSVALGVVNGRKVAVSAGDDRTVRLWDLATPTVTGTVLGDRLDTEVKSIAVGSVKGKTVAVSGSDDGSIRLWDLAAGTGRLIGAHQTTVGTVAIGAARNRILAVSGSEDGIVRTWDLTADEPAGTVLGDTMHTAVKTVATGTIKGTTVAISGSDDNIIRIWDLTTGHPYGNGLTGPNKGSESLAIGNFDAHALVVSGHWDGTIWAWSL; via the coding sequence AGCGAACGCACGCCCCGCCGACGCAACGAGGACAGGATCCGGCTGAAACGCAGCACCATCGCCGGAATGATCAATCGGGAGCGGCCGGTCCGACCCCAGCTGGCCAACTTCGAGGTGTTTGTCGACACGTGCTTACGGGTGGCGGCCGAGAACGGGATTTCGTTACCGCCGGAACTGGGCAATCGTGAATCATGGGACGAGGCCTATCGCGAGCTGCGCGATCACGTGGACCGGTATCCGCGCGGGTCGGCGGTTCCCGAGCAGCCGCCCGTGGTCGAGGAGTCGAAACCTTCCCTAACCAGGAGAAACGTGCTGCTGGCAATGCCGGCGGTATTGGCCGTCGCGGCTGCGGCAGTGGCGGTTCCGTTATGGCTGCGCGGATCGAGAACCGCCAGCACGGAAATGCCCGACGACGACACTTACGGCTCCCTCGGCCGGCTGCTCAGCGCCCCGATCGCCAAGGACGACCCGGTCTGGTCGGTCGCCGTGGGCACGCTGAACGGGGAGCCGCTGGCGGTCGTCGGCCGCGCCGACGGCACCGTGCAGCTGTGGAACCCGATCACCGGCCGGGCCCGCACCCACCCGCTCGCCGCCCACGACCAACCCATCTACTCGATCGCACTCGACGCCCCCACTGCCGTGTCCGCCAGCGTCGACGGCACTCTGCGTCTCTGGGACCTCACGACCGACCCGCCCACGAGCGCCCGCATGGGCGACCAACTGACGGCCGGCGTCAACAGCGTGGCGCTCGGGGTCGTCAACGGCCGCAAGGTCGCCGTCTCCGCCGGGGACGACCGCACCGTCCGGCTCTGGGACCTGGCCACTCCCACGGTCACCGGCACGGTCCTCGGCGATCGGCTCGACACCGAGGTCAAGAGCATCGCCGTGGGCTCCGTGAAGGGCAAAACCGTTGCGGTGTCCGGAAGCGATGACGGCAGCATCCGACTGTGGGACCTCGCCGCCGGCACCGGCCGTCTGATCGGCGCTCATCAGACGACCGTCGGCACGGTGGCGATCGGCGCCGCGCGGAACAGGATCCTTGCCGTGTCCGGCAGCGAGGACGGCATCGTCCGGACCTGGGACCTGACGGCCGACGAACCCGCCGGCACCGTCCTCGGCGACACCATGCACACCGCGGTCAAGACCGTCGCCACCGGCACGATCAAGGGCACGACCGTGGCGATCTCCGGCAGCGACGACAACATCATCCGAATCTGGGACCTCACCACCGGCCACCCCTACGGCAACGGCCTCACCGGCCCGAACAAGGGATCGGAGTCGCTGGCCATCGGCAACTTCGACGCCCACGCCCTCGTCGTCTCCGGCCACTGGGACGGCACGATCTGGGCCTGGAGCCTGTGA
- a CDS encoding TIGR03086 family metal-binding protein — MDFDEKLIDLYVLASAEFERRLRHVWDWAAPTPCTEWDVRQLVNHVVRGNLNYVALLDGGTAAEFLRWREVDALGDDQVGAYERSVREFEAAFRSPAAMRRTLDYPLGKVGGGQALAIRTTDTVIHTWDLARAIGADETLNADLVDWIDENLDAIYQGLEGMDRFFGTSGRAEASKQDRLLRRMGR; from the coding sequence GTGGATTTCGACGAGAAGCTCATCGATCTGTATGTGCTGGCCAGCGCGGAGTTCGAGCGGAGGCTGCGGCACGTGTGGGACTGGGCGGCGCCGACGCCGTGCACGGAGTGGGACGTGCGCCAGCTGGTCAACCATGTGGTGCGAGGGAACCTGAATTACGTGGCCTTGCTCGACGGTGGGACGGCGGCGGAATTCCTGCGGTGGAGGGAAGTCGATGCGCTCGGGGACGACCAGGTCGGGGCGTACGAGCGCTCGGTGCGGGAGTTCGAAGCGGCGTTCCGCAGCCCCGCGGCGATGCGAAGGACTTTGGACTACCCGCTGGGGAAGGTCGGAGGCGGCCAGGCGCTGGCGATCAGGACGACGGACACGGTGATCCACACCTGGGATCTGGCGCGGGCGATCGGCGCGGACGAGACGTTGAACGCGGATCTGGTGGACTGGATCGACGAGAACCTGGACGCGATTTACCAGGGACTGGAAGGCATGGACCGGTTCTTCGGCACGTCAGGAAGGGCGGAGGCCTCGAAGCAGGATCGGTTGTTGCGCAGGATGGGGCGCTGA
- a CDS encoding LysE/ArgO family amino acid transporter: MTNVVLVVAAGFGTSLSLIVAIGAQNAFVLRQGIRRDAVLTVVAICGASDAVLIGLGVGGVGALVQAWPAAVTAVAVVGGIFLLCYGFLAAKRAWKPSSMSVDGATTGSRKRAALTCLAMTWLNPHVYLDTVLLLGSIAAGYGALRWDFAIGAVLASLCWFTAIGFGARLLSSLFTKPSSWRVLDGLVAATMAVVGIGLLVGA; this comes from the coding sequence ATGACCAACGTGGTGCTCGTCGTGGCGGCGGGCTTCGGCACCTCTCTGTCCCTGATCGTGGCGATCGGCGCGCAGAACGCCTTCGTGCTGCGTCAAGGCATCCGACGAGACGCGGTGCTGACGGTGGTGGCGATCTGCGGCGCATCGGACGCGGTGCTGATCGGGCTGGGCGTGGGCGGCGTGGGCGCGCTGGTGCAGGCCTGGCCGGCGGCGGTCACGGCGGTGGCGGTGGTGGGCGGGATTTTCCTGCTGTGCTACGGATTTCTGGCGGCGAAGCGGGCGTGGAAACCGTCGAGCATGTCGGTGGACGGAGCGACGACGGGCTCCCGCAAGCGGGCGGCGCTGACCTGCCTGGCGATGACCTGGCTGAACCCGCACGTCTACCTGGACACGGTCCTGCTGCTGGGCTCGATCGCGGCCGGCTACGGCGCGCTGCGCTGGGACTTCGCGATCGGCGCGGTGCTGGCCAGCCTGTGCTGGTTCACGGCGATCGGCTTCGGCGCCCGGCTGCTGAGTTCCTTGTTCACCAAGCCGTCGTCCTGGCGTGTGCTGGACGGCCTGGTGGCGGCGACGATGGCGGTGGTCGGGATCGGCCTGTTGGTCGGCGCCTGA
- a CDS encoding cobalamin-binding protein encodes MRIVSLLPAATDLVAELGLLPQLVGRTHECDWPQGEIDAVPVVTASEITEGMDSREISETVHHGSSIYTLDTNLLRELKPDVVLTQDLCDVCALSYRPVSEAVRKLDTDVTVLSLEPRTLHEVLDCLRTLGEVLGAEDVARQRIGDLNKRLEAVRAKVAGKPRPRVAAIEWLDPVWPAGHWVPEQIAYAGGTPLLAEPGEHTRPIEWRQVVDAEPDILVLMPCGFTPAKTRQELDRLKGFDAVDRRYIVDGSAYFNRPGPRVVDGVELLARLFHQVE; translated from the coding sequence GTGCGGATCGTCTCGTTGTTGCCGGCGGCCACGGATCTGGTGGCGGAGCTGGGGTTGCTGCCCCAGCTGGTGGGGCGCACGCACGAGTGCGACTGGCCGCAGGGGGAGATCGACGCGGTGCCGGTGGTGACGGCCAGCGAGATCACCGAGGGCATGGACAGCCGGGAGATCTCGGAGACCGTGCACCACGGGTCGTCGATCTACACCCTGGACACGAACCTCCTGCGCGAGCTGAAGCCGGACGTGGTGCTGACGCAGGACCTCTGCGACGTCTGCGCGCTCTCGTACCGCCCGGTGTCGGAGGCGGTGCGCAAGCTGGACACGGACGTCACGGTGCTGAGCCTGGAACCCCGCACCCTCCACGAGGTCCTGGACTGCTTGCGCACTCTCGGCGAGGTTCTCGGCGCGGAAGACGTTGCGCGGCAACGAATCGGCGATCTGAACAAGCGACTGGAAGCTGTCCGGGCCAAGGTTGCCGGCAAGCCGAGGCCGCGGGTGGCGGCGATCGAGTGGCTGGATCCGGTGTGGCCGGCGGGACATTGGGTGCCGGAGCAGATCGCGTACGCCGGCGGCACGCCGCTGCTGGCGGAACCGGGCGAGCACACGAGACCGATCGAGTGGCGGCAGGTGGTCGATGCGGAGCCGGACATCCTCGTGCTGATGCCGTGCGGGTTCACGCCGGCCAAGACGCGGCAGGAACTGGACCGCCTCAAGGGTTTCGACGCCGTCGACCGGCGATACATTGTGGACGGTTCGGCCTACTTCAACCGGCCGGGCCCACGGGTGGTCGATGGAGTGGAGCTGCTGGCTAGGCTGTTTCATCAGGTCGAGTAG
- a CDS encoding LysR family transcriptional regulator ArgP, with protein sequence MTDLPADHVRTLLAVVDAGTFDAAAAALHVTPSAVSQRIKSLEQRTGRVLLMRTKPVQLTESGQVIVRFARQLAQLERDARAELGMTTAGEPTRLSIAVNADSLATWFLPALSAVPGVCFELHREDEGHTTQLLREGVVMAAVTSTPDPVQGCSVRSLGSLRYLACASPSLAFTTFADTPVIVFDRYDQLQDRFAGGASAFRHHMPSSTAYLDAVVTGMGWGLIPVSHAVPHLAAGTLVNLAPSRHMDVPLFWQQWKLDSPALAAAATAILEAAATTLVQK encoded by the coding sequence ATGACCGACCTGCCCGCCGACCACGTGCGGACCCTGCTCGCCGTCGTCGACGCCGGCACCTTCGACGCCGCCGCCGCGGCCCTGCACGTCACCCCGTCCGCCGTCAGCCAGCGGATCAAGTCCCTCGAACAGCGGACCGGCCGGGTGCTGCTCATGCGCACCAAACCCGTCCAGCTCACCGAATCCGGCCAGGTGATCGTCCGCTTCGCCCGCCAGCTCGCCCAACTCGAACGCGACGCCCGTGCCGAACTCGGCATGACCACCGCCGGCGAGCCCACCCGGCTCTCCATCGCCGTCAACGCCGACTCGCTCGCCACCTGGTTCCTCCCCGCCCTGTCGGCGGTCCCCGGCGTCTGCTTCGAACTCCATCGGGAGGACGAGGGACACACCACCCAACTCCTTCGCGAGGGCGTTGTCATGGCCGCCGTCACCTCCACCCCCGACCCCGTCCAGGGGTGTTCCGTCCGTTCCCTCGGCTCGCTCCGCTACCTCGCCTGCGCCTCCCCTTCGCTGGCGTTCACCACCTTCGCCGACACTCCCGTCATCGTCTTCGACCGGTACGACCAACTCCAGGACCGCTTCGCCGGCGGCGCCAGCGCCTTCCGCCATCACATGCCGTCCTCCACCGCCTACCTCGACGCCGTCGTCACCGGCATGGGCTGGGGCCTCATCCCCGTCTCCCACGCCGTCCCCCACCTCGCCGCCGGCACCCTCGTCAACCTCGCCCCCTCGCGGCACATGGACGTTCCCCTCTTCTGGCAGCAGTGGAAACTCGACTCCCCCGCCCTCGCCGCCGCGGCCACCGCCATTCTCGAAGCCGCGGCGACGACACTCGTGCAGAAGTGA
- a CDS encoding TROVE domain-containing protein has protein sequence MGVGRRLAAGPLTAEVWTALIPTMGYMALLRNLRNFDRAGVSDEVAATVAARLADPEQVARSRQLPMRFLSAYRAAPSLRWAWALERALDASLANVPSLPGRTLVLVDRSGSMFYSEVSGNSDLTRADAAALFGTAIALRAENADLVQFGSTAKPVELRAGESVLPVVRDRFGDLGGTNTVGALRRFYRRHDRVVIVTDEQHSGRTLPGKAVPRDVPVYTWNLAGYEFGHTEGRFTFGGLSDAAFGMVPLLEAGEREVWPF, from the coding sequence ATGGGAGTCGGTCGCCGGCTGGCTGCAGGGCCGCTGACGGCGGAGGTGTGGACGGCGCTGATCCCGACCATGGGCTACATGGCGTTGCTGCGCAACCTGCGCAACTTCGACCGGGCGGGCGTGTCCGACGAGGTGGCGGCCACGGTCGCGGCGCGGCTGGCGGACCCGGAGCAGGTGGCGCGGTCCCGGCAGCTGCCGATGCGGTTCCTGTCGGCGTACCGGGCGGCGCCGTCGCTGCGCTGGGCGTGGGCGCTGGAGCGGGCGCTCGACGCCAGCCTGGCGAACGTGCCGAGCCTGCCGGGCCGCACGCTGGTGCTGGTCGACCGCTCGGGGTCGATGTTCTACAGCGAGGTGTCGGGCAACTCCGACCTGACCAGGGCGGACGCGGCCGCGTTGTTCGGCACCGCGATCGCGCTGCGGGCGGAGAACGCCGACCTCGTGCAGTTCGGCAGCACGGCCAAGCCGGTCGAGCTGCGGGCGGGCGAGTCGGTGCTGCCGGTGGTGCGGGACCGGTTCGGCGACCTCGGCGGCACGAACACGGTGGGCGCGCTGCGGCGGTTCTACCGTCGCCACGACCGCGTGGTCATCGTGACGGACGAGCAGCACAGCGGCCGCACGCTGCCGGGCAAGGCAGTGCCGCGCGACGTGCCCGTCTACACGTGGAACCTGGCCGGCTACGAGTTCGGCCACACCGAGGGTCGCTTCACCTTCGGCGGACTGAGCGACGCGGCGTTCGGCATGGTTCCGCTGCTCGAGGCCGGCGAGCGCGAGGTCTGGCCGTTCTGA
- a CDS encoding glycosyltransferase 87 family protein, whose product MAVVVIAAAALRMAFLDYETGDARIFLSWYSHIAADGGFAALKDISFANYNVTYLYLLAALSYLPVTPLIGIKVLSAAFDFLLGYFVYRLVALRYPGKWWPVLAGAITLFLPTVVVNASMWGQADAMYAAFAVGGVYFLLCKRPWLACAFIGIAFALKLQTVFLFPLLLLLVLRRGLPWKSLLAIPLVYVVLDIPALLIGTSPAQLFSVYVAQTGTFDLLTLNAPNVYQYLGTSVTSSALRITGILVTGFLVLALIVAVWWRRVELSSTRIVLAATVSVLLVPYFLPAMHERYFFLADALTVVAAFYLPRKLWALPVLEQFASFFAYLPFLMGTGGGFGGGRGRRPGGGFRGGTGGSGSGGFPGGSGGPGSGGFGGFGGRPQGGGALGSGGFGGGGFGGGAVNPSLVDMRILATAMLGALALALWVTVREFRCQPTRPDETA is encoded by the coding sequence ATCAGCTTCGCCAACTACAACGTCACCTATCTGTATCTGCTGGCCGCCTTGAGCTACCTGCCGGTGACGCCGCTGATCGGGATCAAGGTCCTGTCGGCGGCGTTCGACTTCCTGCTCGGGTACTTCGTGTACCGGCTGGTGGCGCTGCGGTATCCCGGCAAGTGGTGGCCGGTCCTGGCCGGGGCGATCACGCTGTTCCTGCCGACCGTCGTGGTGAACGCCTCGATGTGGGGGCAGGCCGACGCGATGTACGCCGCGTTTGCCGTCGGCGGCGTGTACTTCCTGCTGTGTAAGCGCCCCTGGCTCGCCTGTGCGTTCATCGGCATCGCCTTCGCGTTGAAGCTGCAGACCGTGTTCCTGTTCCCGCTATTGCTCCTGTTGGTGCTGCGGCGTGGTTTGCCGTGGAAGTCGCTCCTGGCGATTCCGCTGGTGTACGTGGTGCTGGACATTCCGGCGCTGCTCATCGGCACCAGTCCGGCGCAACTGTTTTCCGTGTATGTGGCGCAGACCGGCACGTTCGACCTGCTGACATTGAACGCCCCCAACGTGTACCAGTACCTCGGCACGTCGGTGACGTCCTCGGCGCTGCGGATCACCGGCATCCTGGTGACGGGATTCCTGGTGCTGGCGCTGATCGTGGCCGTGTGGTGGCGACGGGTGGAGTTGTCTTCCACGCGAATCGTCTTGGCGGCAACGGTTTCCGTGCTGCTGGTGCCGTACTTCCTGCCGGCGATGCATGAGCGGTACTTCTTCCTGGCCGACGCTTTGACCGTGGTGGCGGCGTTCTACCTGCCACGCAAGCTGTGGGCGCTACCGGTGCTGGAGCAGTTCGCGTCGTTCTTCGCCTACCTGCCGTTCCTGATGGGGACCGGTGGTGGCTTCGGCGGTGGGCGTGGGCGGCGGCCCGGCGGCGGTTTCCGTGGTGGCACCGGCGGTTCCGGCTCCGGCGGCTTCCCCGGCGGCTCGGGCGGCCCTGGCTCTGGCGGCTTTGGCGGCTTTGGCGGTCGCCCACAGGGTGGCGGTGCCCTGGGTTCCGGCGGGTTCGGGGGCGGCGGCTTCGGCGGCGGCGCGGTCAATCCGTCGCTGGTGGACATGCGAATCCTGGCCACCGCCATGCTCGGCGCCCTGGCTCTGGCCCTGTGGGTGACCGTCCGGGAGTTCCGTTGCCAGCCTACTCGACCTGATGAAACAGCCTAG